The Equus asinus isolate D_3611 breed Donkey chromosome 22, EquAss-T2T_v2, whole genome shotgun sequence genome has a segment encoding these proteins:
- the CNOT2 gene encoding CCR4-NOT transcription complex subunit 2 isoform X6, whose product MRGMSNNTPQLNRSLSQGTQLPSHVTPTTGVPTMSLHTPPSPSRGILPMNPRNMMNHSQVGQGIGIPSRTNSMSSSGLGSPSRSSPSIICMPKQQPSRQPFTVNSMSGFGMNRNQAFGMNNSLSSNIFNGTDGSENVTGLDLSDFPALADRNRREGSGNPTPLINPLAGRAPYVGMVTKPANEQSQDFSIHNEDFPALPGSSYKDPTSSNDDSKSNLNTSGKTTSSTDGPKFPGDKSSTTQNNNQQKKGIQVLPDGRVTNIPQGMVTDQFGMIGLLTFIRAAETDPGMVHLALGSDLTTLGLNLNSPENLYPKFASPWASSPCRPQDIDFHVPSEYLTNIHIRDKLAAIKLARYGEDLLFYLYYMNGGDVLQLLAAVELFNRDWRYHKEERVWITRAPGMEPTMKTNTYERGTYYFFDCLNWRKVAKEFHLEYDKLEERPHLPSAFNYNPAQQAF is encoded by the exons ATGAGGGGGATGAGCAACAATACCCCTCAGTTAAATCGCAGCTTATCACAAGGCACTCAGTTACCGAGCCACGTCACGCCAACAACAGGGGTACCAACAATGTCACTTCACACGCCTCCATCTCCAAGCAG GGGTATTTTGCCTATGAATCCTAGGAATATGATGAACCACTCCCAGGTTGGTCAGGGCATTGGAATTCCTAGCAGGACAAATAGCATGAGCAGTTCAGGGTTAGGTAGCCCCAGCAGAAGCTCGCCAAGCATAATATGTATGCCAAAGCAGCAGCCTTCTCGACAGCCTTTTACTGTGAACAG TATGTCTGGATTTGGAATGAACAGGAATCAGGCATTTGGAATGAATAACTCCTTATCAAGTAACATTTTTAATGGAACAG aTGGAAGCGAAAATGTGACAGGATTGGACCTCTCAGATTTTCCAGCATTAGCAGACCGAAACAGAAGGGAAGGAAGTGGTAACCCAACTCCATTAATAAACCCCTTGGCTGGAAGAGCTCCTTACG TTGGAATGGTAACAAAACCAGCAAATGAGCAATCCCAGGACTTCTCAATACACAACGAAGATTTTCCAGCATTACCTGGTTCCAGCTATAAAGATCCAACATCAAGTAATGATGACAGTAAATCA AATTTGAATACATCTGGCAAGACAACTTCAAGTACAGATGGACCCAAATTCCCTGGAGATAAAAGTTCAACAACACAAAATAATAACCAGCAGAAAAAAGGGATCCAGGTGTTACCTGATG GTCGGGTTACTAATATTCCTCAGGGAATGGTGACGGACCAGTTTGGGATGATTGGCCTCTTAACGTTTATCAGGGCAGCAGAGACAGACCCGGGAATGGTACATCTTGCGTTAGGAAGTGACTTAACAACATTAGGCCTCAATCTGAACTCTCCTga AAATCTCTACCCTAAATTTGCATCACCCTGGGCGTCTTCACCTTGTCGACCTCAAGACATAG ACTTCCATGTTCCATCTGAGTACTTAACGAACATTCACATTAGGGATAAG cTGGCTGCAATAAAACTTGCCCGATACGGAGAAGACCTTCTCTTCTATCTCTATTACATGAATGGAGGAGACGTATTACAACTTTTAGCTGCAGTAGAGCT TTTTAACCGTGATTGGAGATACCACAAAGAAGAACGAGTATGGATTACCAGGGCACCAGGCATGGAGCCAACAATGAAAACCAATACATATGAGAGGGGAACATATTACTTCTTTGACTGTCTTAACTGGAGGAAAGTAGCTAAG